In the genome of Oncorhynchus nerka isolate Pitt River linkage group LG27, Oner_Uvic_2.0, whole genome shotgun sequence, the window CgacttaccgttctttgtgcagcttcaaatgtcaaACAAAGTTGGAAATTGTTGGCCTCCATCTGTAATTTTCTTCCCGCATGTTTTGCAAGGTGCAATTAGTTTTGTTGTTGATACAGCGTcgtctttatatccaaaaataataatttggggtatcatctttccaagggctccatctgaattcacccaccgacgttcctctgcactgccacacacaactttttctcagctggcacaatttgattggctgctgtccgattcaaactgtaatccgttaaatgaagagtCGATGTGCTGCACACTTTTTAAAATAGCATTATTTAtaatatttgggcttggggagggtatcaagtcaggtcgagtcaaaaggctcaagtccaagttaagtcacgagtcattggtgttaaagtcaaagtcgagATGCAAGTCATGTCAGGTCtaagtccaagtcatgtgactcgagtccacacctctgggAATTAGCACTGCCAGACACAGAACACCACACGGGCATGATGACAAACGTTAGTggaaaataaacattaaaaaaaatatattgccAAGAGAAGTTCTGAGATGATTGTGTTGGTCGTTTGAAGTAAACAATTATCCAAGGTTGTGGGCACCCCCATCTATCTAGCAGGTGGTATCTGCATTCACTATGATTGCTAGACTGTGTGGTACACTATGAGCAGAAGATACAGAAGAAATTGTAACTTCCCGATTCTACCAGAGAAATGTAGAAATGAtacatatcaacatatcaacttTCCCAcagtaaatttaaaaaaatgctgTGCCATTATGCAGAATTTTTATTGAATGACCTTTTAACTTGTAGGGATGGGCACTCTCGAATGTCTTATTTATAGGCTACCCTGAGTTCCTTTGTTTCATATTTCTATCATATTAAATATTAGCCACTGTCAATATTGACACTCTGTAGGCCTAACCACGCATATTCAACTGCCAAtttactgttagttcccttcagCTGTATTGCCCACATTATCATTCAATTTAATTACATTGTTTGGTTTAACTTGATTTGTTTCCTTGCTGAGGACCATTAGTAACAGTTGATAATATAAAAAAAGGCATGTTGTTTAATGAAATCATTTTCGAGCAGAGCGCAGACCAAGCCGTAACAGTTTGAACCCTACTCATGGTGCAATACTTGCCCTTGTCATCACACAGTACCATGGTTAGTGTAGGCAATAGACAAGGGTATAGCCTTCTATTGTACACTATTATCCCTATTATAATTCTATGTACACTAATCTTCCaaccaggggttggaaccggttcagggaacagaacagaaaacCGTAACAGAAAGACATTTTCAGAGGAACAGAATCACAACCTGGAATGCAAGTGATCTACAGTCGtgaccaaaagttttgagaatgacacaaatattaatttccacaaagtttgctgcttcagtgtctttagatattttttactATGGAAtattgaagtataattacaagcatttcataagtgtcaaaggcttttattgacaattacatgaagttgatgcaaagagtcaatatttgcattgttgacccttctttttcaagacctctgcaatccgccctgacatgctgtcaattaacttctaggccacatcctgactgatggcagcccattcttgcataatcaatacttggagtttgtcagaattcgtggggttttgtttgtccacccgcctcctgaggattgaccacaagttctcaatgggattaaggtctggggagtttcctggccatggacccaaaatatcgatgttttgttccctgagctacttagttatcacttttaccttatggcaaggtgctccatcatgctggaaaatacattgttcgtcaccaaactgttcctggctggttgggagaagttgctctcgggggatgtgttggtaccattctttattcatggctgtgttcttaggcaaaattgtgagtgagcccactcccttggctgagaagcaaccccacacatgaatggtctcaggatgctttactgttgacatgacacaggactgatggtagcgctcaccttgtcttctccaaaCAAGCTTTTttacggatgccccaaacaatcagaacggggattcatcagagaaaatgactttaccagagtcatcagcagtccaatccctgtaccttttgcagaatatcagtctgtccctgatgtttttcctggagagaagtggcttctttgctgcccttcttgacaccaggccatcctccaaaagtcttcacttCACTGTGCGTTCAGATGCacccacacctgcctgctgccattcctgagcaagctctgtactggtggtgccccgatcacgcagctgaatcaactttaggagacggtcctggtgcttcCTGGAATTTCTAAGGAACcccgaagccttcttcacaacaattgaaccgctctccttgaagttcttgatgatacgataaatggttgatttaggtgcaatcttactggcagcaatatccttgcctgtgaagccctttttgtgcaaagcaatgatgacggcacatgtctccttgcaggtaaccatggatgacagaggaagaacaatgattccaagcaccaccttccttttgaagcttccagtctgttattcaaactcaatcagcatgaaaTTGATCTTAAACCTTGTCATCGTCAACActtacacctgtgttaacgagagaatcactgacatgatgtcagctggtccttttgtggcagggctgaaatgctgtggaaatgtttttgggagattcagttcatttgcatggcaaagagggactttgcaatgaattgcaattaatctgatcactcttcataacattctggagtatatgcaaattgccatcatacaaactgaggcagcagacttaaAAGCATGGAAAACAGTTAATAGCGTTATTTTCCGTTTCTTGCATTTTTTTCCAGTCCCACAAAAAACACAACAAAGCTTCCATGCAAAGCCCTTACTCTTGTCACTCAAAAACGTATTCCATTGTCTGCCTATcagctgaaaatctttgccagtgggtgtgtgtgtaggctaccttcccctccccctctgaagcataggctactgtagcctactgacattacaagtgtgattcagaaattagggagagaGATATTTAATTAGAGTTTTtaatgctagttaaggatactatcGTTATCATGTTTcacacctcctccaccctctcttgcTTTCTCCCAACCTGCAAAATTGCAGCCGCATCTCACACCCTACACTTGTCTGTCCAATGCATGTAAACAACTATAGCTTGCCCACTCCAGCAAGCTGCTCTATCCGTACTGATTGGTGAAGAAATATAATGTTGAGCTAAATGTAAAACTATATATACTTCAGAGGTTTAAAAAGGGAACAGAAACTAATCATATAAACCATTATATTTTTGGGGTTCAAACGGTTTCCTAACTGTATTTTGCTGGTCGGAATGTATAAAGACTGACTCCTTAAAGTAAACATCCCAGACAACTCCCATAACTTAATTAAATATTCTAAGAACATTTAAAGAACAGGTGTTCTGTCAACATTCGTACAACCTTATAGGAATGTCTTGTGCAATCTAACTTAAACATTGCATGAATATTATCACAACTGAGTATATTTTGTAATGTACCCACACGGTTCCCACAACCTGATTAAATGTTCAGGCAACCTTTAAAGAGCTCAGAAAGGCTGTTCTGTTAACATTCTTGCAACATCAAAGGAATGTTTTGTGCACCCTGATATGAACATGATCTGAATGTCAGCACAGCTGCAAAATAACATATAATTTGTGATGTTCCAAAAATCTTCTCACCAGACTGTACCCACAACCTAAtaaaacattctgggaacctttacaCAACAGATAAAATGCGTTCTAGGAACGTTCTGGCAACATCAGGTGAGTGATTTATACAAACATTCTATAATTAtcagcacaactggacagtttttgcGTTATGAGAACTTGCACAGAGCCAGTTTTGGTTTGCTTGGATGACACTATATTGTGGGATGTCTGTTAAATGGCCAAAATGTTCATGTTGACGTAGAAATGAACACTTGCAAAGCATACCTAGTATTATTCTTCTGAGCTTTGCCCTGAAACAAGGCCAATACAAATACGGTTTGCTTTTCAGTTGTTcatttgtacatttacatttgaatTATTTAGCGGACACTCTTatgcagagcgacttacaggtaGTGGATTGAACTAAGGCAGATTTAAAAAACAcaatcacagtcatagcaagtaaaacattTCTGTAACCATTAAGGGGCTACTTGCTAAAATAATGCAAATATTTGTTGTAATTTATTTGGTCTTTAGGGTATTTTGTAATTGTATTCTGTCATTTTTGTCCATCCCTGCTGTGACCTATATTCATGCTGTGTGTTCTTTATAAAGTTCATACACTTTACATTCATTTCATTTGTATTCTACTTTGTCATTGTCTGTCTTGTTTCGTGTTGTTCCCCGAAGTCTAAAGGTGAGATGAACTAAAACTATTTTGGCACTATCACACATTTCCAACCATATGACAAATATTAACAATGTCATGTCATGATTTAGCAGACTTAACGGATCCGATGTTCTTTTTTACAGAGAATGTTGCTGAGGAAGACACTTCGGCTGAGCTCTCTGTTGGTGAGCTGCTGGCCAGAGCCAACAGAGATCTCAGTAAGTTGGCAGTATGTTCAATGCTCAAGGATTAAAGAGCTTTGTTTTTTTACTAACCCTCAGAGTAACCTGTTCTCCGTGTTCTTTACTCAAGCCCCCGAAGCCGATGAGCCTACTCTGATGGGAGACATTGCCATGCCCTCGGAGAAGAACGCTGACCCCTGCACCGCCCGCGGATGTCTGTGGCAAAAGTACAGTGACGGAAACATCTGGGTGCCCTACGTCATTGCCAACCACTTCTGTAAGTGTTCACTTTCGTGTACATTTCATTTCATATGTTGAGATATTGCACAAGCGATGCAACACTTTCACTATCGGTTGTTGTTCATTTGATCTCTACAACAGCATCTCGCGAAGTAGCCATCATCCTGCGGGGTCTTGACTCCTTCGCCGAAACCACCTGCATCCGCTTCTTCCAGCGCCAGAATGAGAGGGACTACCTCAGCATTGAGAATCGCAGCGGGTGAGCCTGAATTTAAATAACATTATTAAACAATTAGAATATTACATCAACACATTATTAATTGAATTTCCCTTTGAATATCATCCATACAATAATTGTTTTTGCAAACCTGCCCGTTTCCTTTATCCTTCATGATTTACCTTTATCTTTCATTAGCCTGAAGTTTTCTGAACGTTATGCTgcgttcataaccaagtgggaagtgGAGACGACAAAAAACTTATTTATAAAAAGCAATCTATGAATATGGTTTTTGAACACTATAATTAGTTTACAAGTACGATAGCTGCACTTTTAGTTTATGGTTTACACAAGATGTTGGCCATTAGCCAATCAGGGTTTCTCAACGAGTTCAAAGCCCGTAAATGCATCCAACTGGTATTCATGACCTCACAACTGGTAGATTCCCACCTCCCACTTGCTTATGAACGCAGCATTACAGAACTGACTACATACATAATTAGGATATTTTCTGACATTGGATTTAATGGTCTGCCTTGATCCTCCGCTGCCTTATATCATCAGCACTAGAATTTCAATAACATCCTTAAACAATTATAATGTCACATCAACACATAGTTAATTGAATTTCCCTTTGAAGATCATAATCCATACAATTATTGGCTTTGCAAACCTGCACTGTCAGGTGATCCCCACCACCATTCATCTCTTATGAACCCATTACCCTGAGGTTTCCTAAAACCTTTACAATAAACTAGATGATTAGGGAAGGCCCTATTTCTGGCATTGGATTGGGGCACCTTGACCCTCCTTTGCTCTTCTTCCCAGGTGCTACTCTTATGTTGGCCGTCGGGGTAATGCCCAGACTGTGTCCCTGGCCCGTCAGGGCTGCCTGTACCACAGCACCGTCCAGCATGAGCTCCTCCACGCCCTGGGCTTTAACCACGAGCAGACCCGCAGCGACCGTGACAACCACATCCGTGTCGTCTGGGAGAACATCATTGATGGTTTGATTCCATGCCTTTATTCTGTTTCCCTTTAACTGACATTCATTTCTAATGATAAGAAATGGAGCGCCTCTATCTCACTGATAAGTCTAACAATAGACACTGGGGTTTTCAATGTGTGACTTCATTGGGGTTGCACATGACTTGTCAGTATGCCTGCTTTTACTTTTTGTTTGTCCAGCTGTAACATTAGTGTAATCTATAGACTCCAAATTTGAGGCCTATCGATGATATTACAGTTGTTGTTCATTTCGGTTTAGTACACAGGTAGCTGCTGAAGCCGtgtcaccacactgccaggtctctgaccttctccttataggctgtctcatcattatcTGTGATCAAGCCTTTCAAATGAACAGTCTTTcgctgtctgtgatcaggcctttcccatgaccagcctttcaaagcacttcatggctacagacgtgagtgatatgagtcggtagtcatttaggcaggttaccttggtgttcatgggcacagggactatggtggtctgtttgaaacatgtaggtattacagaaaatgtcagtgaagacacttgccagttggtcagcgcatgctccgagtacacgtcctggtaatccctcTGGCACCGCAACCTTGTGAATGTTTACCTGTTTAAAGCTCTTACTCatatcggctatggagagcgtgatcacacagtcatctggaacagctggtactctcatgcatgcttcagtgttacttgcctcaaagcgcgcatagaagtaatttagctcaacTGGGTATCTCGCGGCTGGGCTTCACTtagtagtccgtaatagtttgcaagccctgccacatctgacgagcgtcagagctggtgttgtaggattcaatcttagtcctgtattgaagctttgcctgtttgatggttcgtcggagggcatagcgggatatcGTATTAGCGTCCGCACCTTGAGAGTGGCAGGTCTACCcattagctcagtgcgaatgttgcctgtaatgcatggcttctggttggggtacgtacagtcactgtggagacgacatcatcaatgcacttattgatgaaggtACTATTGTATAGTTTTTAGCCAGTACACTCAGGAAAAAAGGTGCAATCTagaatctaaaagggttctttggctgtccccataggagaaccctttgaagaaccttttttggttccaggcagaacccttttgagttccacgTAGAacactttccacagagggttctacatggaacccaaaagagttctaccgggaacaaaaagtgttctacctggaaccaaaaagggttctccaatggggatagcggaagaacccttttttctaagagttcaGTTCTTAAACTAGCACTCAGGAGCCAAAAGTGGGACCCGAAAATTGCTTCCGATGTCACATATGTGCAGATATGTGAACCatgtcatatctctctctctcacccccccttgtGTCCACTGAGCTGTTGTGCAGCCCTGCAACCTCATTGGATAATGGTGGGCAGGCCACTGAAGCTCTTTTGTAAATAATAATGGTAATGTATTCAATAATTTTCTTTGTTATTGTTTCGCcgtaatactactagccacctagcaatttgGCTTCAGCTAtcccagataggttcccaatctcaACCGCAAAGAAAGACATGAACTTAAGGGTACTTGGTGAATTTACGAGGCATTCAAGACAAGACATTGCGAGATACAAATGACCAAGACATGAGCATGGTTCTTTCTGCTTGCCCCCTTCCACTCTCCCTCACGCTGGTTCACCTGCTCTTTCTCTTTGCTAATGATGGGAGCGTGTGTTCAGTCTTCGGTCTGTTGCATGTAGAATATcctagcctattcattgatgatAGGCCCTGCTTTATTGAAGTTGCGAGAAGTTGCAAGCCAAGAAATTGCAAGATACAGCATTCCATTGCGAGATACAGCTTTTTATTGatgatagataggcctagtgaacggttctgactgtctgcctggTGACCAACCAGCCTATAGTGTACCCCTCAGAAGTACTGCAACTAATCAGTCTCCTCCCTTTCAAAAATGCTGAATCTCAAGAGTCGATTCCTAGCAGAATCGAATCTTGACACTCAGAAATGGTGGTCAAGGAGTTGAGGAATCAaccacagtaccagtcaaaagtttggacacacctactcattcaagggtttttctttattttattgttttatacattgtagaatataagtcaagacatcaaaactattaaataacacatatgaaatgatttagtaactaaaaaagtggtaaacaaatcaaGATCAAGACAaattagattattcaaagtagccgccctttgcgttgatgacagctttgtacactcttggcattctttcaaccagtttcatgaggtagtcacctggaatgcatttcaattaacaggtgtgccttgttaaaagttcagttgtggaatttctttccttcttgatgcatttgagccaatctgttgtgttgtgacaaggtaggggtggtatacagaagatagccctatttggtaaaagaccaagtccataatatggcaagaacagctcaaataagcaaagagaaacatcagtccatcattactttaagacatcaaggtcagtcaatctggaaaaatttcaagaactttgaaagcttcttcaagt includes:
- the LOC115112089 gene encoding high choriolytic enzyme 1-like, which encodes MFFFTENVAEEDTSAELSVGELLARANRDLTPEADEPTLMGDIAMPSEKNADPCTARGCLWQKYSDGNIWVPYVIANHFSSREVAIILRGLDSFAETTCIRFFQRQNERDYLSIENRSGCYSYVGRRGNAQTVSLARQGCLYHSTVQHELLHALGFNHEQTRSDRDNHIRVVWENIIDEYKYAFEKIATLNQGTSYDYNSVMQYHRYAFSKNNRPTMEPIPNNNVSFGEATQMSKNDIDRLNRLYGC